The proteins below are encoded in one region of Flavobacteriales bacterium:
- a CDS encoding ABC transporter ATP-binding protein encodes MSTILRTEHIDKYFTEPVRFHVLKDISFSIDEGEFVSIMGKSGCGKSTLLYILSTMDTDYEGILHLNGDRLTGQNAERLARVRNESIGFVFQFHYLLPEFSVLENVMLPARKLAQKSPSQIRKNALEKLDMLGIADQAQKKANRISGGQKQRVAIARALINDPRIIMGDEPTGNLDSKNSENVFNIFKRLTHEVGLSLLVVTHDKDFARKTDRIIEMADGRIIDHGK; translated from the coding sequence ATGAGCACCATTTTGCGCACGGAGCATATTGACAAATATTTCACCGAACCGGTGCGATTCCATGTGCTCAAAGACATCAGTTTCAGCATCGATGAAGGAGAATTTGTATCCATCATGGGGAAGTCAGGTTGTGGGAAATCAACCCTGCTCTACATCCTCTCCACCATGGACACGGACTACGAGGGAATACTACATCTGAATGGGGACCGATTGACAGGACAGAATGCGGAGCGACTTGCACGTGTTCGTAATGAATCGATCGGTTTCGTATTCCAGTTCCATTATCTATTGCCTGAATTCTCCGTGCTGGAGAATGTGATGCTACCCGCCCGGAAACTCGCCCAGAAGAGTCCTTCTCAGATACGCAAGAATGCCCTGGAAAAACTGGATATGCTGGGCATAGCCGATCAGGCCCAGAAGAAGGCCAACCGCATCTCGGGAGGACAGAAGCAACGCGTGGCCATCGCTAGGGCCTTGATCAACGATCCGCGTATCATCATGGGGGATGAACCCACTGGGAACTTGGACTCGAAGAACTCGGAGAATGTCTTCAACATCTTCAAACGACTGACCCATGAAGTGGGACTCTCTCTGCTCGTGGTCACCCACGACAAGGACTTTGCGCGCAAGACCGACCGCATCATCGAGATGGCCGATGGGCGGATCATCGACCATGGTAAATGA
- a CDS encoding ABC transporter permease, which yields MTDPRIILDISKTHLLSRMKQSVIAGLGVTFGIGSYIILVSFMTGLNGLLDGLILNRTPHIQIYNEIAPSETQPIDLVDEWAENFKVVRSIRPKMSQERIHNAIPIMDKLMEDERVKGVSPWAQARVFYLAGSNQLNGLVSGIRPKEEVRLYNFDEYIVKGDAEDLLKNQNSILLGAGVAQKMSLDIGDKIQVSTAQGGIISLKIAGIYQSGLAEVDNVQSYVNLNTAQQLLGEGGNYISHLNVKLHDIAEAPRLTDEIRRNYQVNAIDIQEANAQFETGTQIRNLITYAVSITLLIVAGFGIYNILNMFIYEKMNDIAILKATGFSGGDVKQIFIAQALVLGLVGGILGLIIGYGVSVLISVTPFETEALPTIKTYPVNFDPFFYIVGMSFAIISTFLAGYLPARKAEKIDPVDIIRGR from the coding sequence ATGACCGACCCACGCATCATCCTGGATATATCCAAGACCCATTTGCTCTCGCGTATGAAGCAATCGGTCATTGCAGGACTCGGGGTGACCTTCGGTATAGGATCCTACATCATTCTGGTCAGTTTCATGACCGGATTGAACGGCCTGCTGGATGGCCTCATCCTCAATCGCACACCGCATATCCAGATCTACAATGAGATCGCTCCCAGTGAGACACAGCCCATCGATCTGGTGGACGAATGGGCCGAAAATTTCAAAGTAGTACGGTCCATCCGCCCGAAAATGAGTCAAGAGCGTATCCACAATGCCATTCCTATCATGGATAAACTCATGGAAGACGAGCGTGTGAAAGGGGTCAGTCCATGGGCGCAAGCGCGGGTATTCTATCTGGCCGGGTCCAACCAACTGAACGGACTTGTGAGTGGAATACGCCCCAAAGAAGAAGTGCGTCTTTACAATTTCGATGAGTATATCGTCAAAGGGGATGCAGAGGACCTGCTGAAGAATCAGAATAGTATCCTCCTTGGTGCCGGAGTGGCCCAAAAGATGTCGCTGGATATCGGTGATAAGATACAGGTGAGTACGGCCCAAGGCGGTATCATCTCCCTCAAGATCGCAGGCATTTACCAAAGCGGACTGGCCGAGGTGGACAATGTACAGAGCTATGTCAATCTCAACACGGCCCAACAACTCTTGGGCGAAGGAGGGAACTATATCTCCCACCTCAATGTCAAACTCCATGACATCGCAGAAGCTCCTCGACTGACCGATGAGATCAGACGCAATTATCAGGTCAACGCGATAGATATCCAAGAGGCCAATGCCCAGTTCGAAACGGGGACGCAGATCAGGAATCTGATCACCTATGCCGTATCGATCACCCTGCTCATCGTTGCCGGATTCGGAATCTACAACATCCTCAACATGTTCATCTATGAGAAAATGAACGATATCGCCATTCTCAAGGCTACCGGCTTCTCTGGAGGCGATGTCAAACAGATATTCATCGCTCAAGCATTGGTGCTAGGCTTGGTGGGCGGCATTCTCGGTTTGATCATCGGCTATGGAGTGTCGGTACTTATCTCGGTCACTCCTTTTGAGACAGAAGCTCTTCCCACTATCAAGACCTATCCGGTCAATTTCGACCCTTTCTTCTATATAGTAGGGATGAGCTTTGCGATCATATCCACCTTTCTGGCCGGTTACCTGCCCGCTCGCAAGGCGGAGAAGATCGACCCCGTAGATATCATCAGAGGACGATGA
- a CDS encoding HlyD family efflux transporter periplasmic adaptor subunit yields MRIWSSLFTILLVLGIVLFGSCSSGKEGIRPETSDLIESVYASVQVEPEGYYKVFAASTGIIRSIHVKEGDTVATGEVLATIDSDRADLQKSDAIIQAELARENYQGKAAVLSSLENEIASLEKQFSLDSTNFFRQKRLWEQKIGSKSDFEQAELRYDRSLNSLDRARKNFIQKKNELESNYRRALLALDRAETSLDEFSITSRMDGMVYSILKEEGESLGSMEALAQLGSSTDFILKMSIDEVDIARVEVGQQAYITLDAYPGEVFQAELSRIDPMKDERTQTFEVEARFITPPPRLYAGLTGEANITIRTIEDVLHIPLAYLTADDKVITDEGEIEVEIGLRNLDRVQILSGLDSTSTLYLPD; encoded by the coding sequence ATGCGCATATGGTCATCTCTCTTCACGATCCTCCTTGTACTCGGAATCGTTCTCTTCGGCTCCTGCTCGAGTGGAAAAGAAGGTATCCGACCTGAGACCAGCGACCTGATCGAGTCCGTATATGCCTCGGTACAAGTTGAACCGGAGGGATATTACAAAGTCTTTGCTGCAAGCACAGGCATCATCCGATCCATCCATGTAAAGGAAGGGGATACCGTTGCAACCGGTGAAGTCCTGGCGACCATCGATTCCGATCGGGCCGATCTGCAAAAGAGCGATGCGATCATACAAGCAGAACTGGCAAGAGAGAATTATCAAGGAAAGGCGGCCGTTCTATCCAGTCTGGAGAATGAGATCGCCTCTCTGGAGAAACAATTCTCACTGGACTCTACCAACTTCTTTCGTCAGAAAAGGCTGTGGGAACAGAAGATCGGCTCCAAGAGCGACTTCGAGCAGGCCGAACTCCGTTATGATCGTTCGCTGAATTCATTGGATCGTGCCCGAAAGAACTTCATTCAGAAGAAGAACGAACTCGAGAGCAACTATCGCAGGGCCTTATTGGCACTCGATAGAGCAGAGACCTCACTCGATGAGTTCTCCATCACCTCACGCATGGATGGAATGGTATACAGCATTCTGAAAGAGGAAGGAGAATCATTGGGATCGATGGAAGCACTGGCACAGTTAGGCAGCAGCACCGATTTTATTCTGAAGATGTCCATCGATGAAGTGGATATCGCACGTGTGGAGGTTGGACAGCAGGCCTATATCACCTTGGATGCATATCCTGGTGAGGTCTTTCAGGCAGAACTCAGCCGAATCGACCCCATGAAAGATGAGCGCACACAGACCTTCGAGGTGGAAGCTCGATTCATCACCCCTCCTCCCCGACTCTATGCAGGGCTGACCGGAGAAGCCAATATCACCATACGCACGATCGAGGATGTGTTGCACATCCCCTTGGCCTATCTCACGGCCGATGACAAAGTGATCACTGATGAAGGAGAAATCGAAGTGGAAATAGGTCTGCGCAATCTGGACCGCGTACAGATACTCAGCGGATTGGACAGTACCAGTACCCTCTATCTTCCTGACTGA
- a CDS encoding T9SS type A sorting domain-containing protein, with translation MRLLIHSLIILFSTSLFAQPSVQNNLTVQQYVLDVFQGTGVVINSISMNGLPGDSMNQQIGTFQNNGGYIPIAQGLVMSTGSVIDVDFNGDTVMVGEQTTLNIVNGQSGDPDLELLSNDNINDQAILEFDVVPEFQYITFNYAFGSEEYPEYVNSFNDAFGFFVSGPGIIGNFSNDADNIAILPINNTVVSINTVNNGNTGCFSGGPSGPCMNCEYYIDNCPIESTALDGMTTGLSALLEVIPGETYHFKLAIGDALDSAFDSAVFLEQYSFKSVATPPVGLPENDLIRALYPNPNDGRFTLEMDDVSITEVNLLDIQGKVMWTSSTSISSQAPITIDVSSMNAGLYFLEVIHDAGRSMRQVTIH, from the coding sequence ATGCGCCTTTTGATTCACTCTCTGATCATCCTTTTCTCAACTTCCCTTTTTGCTCAGCCATCCGTTCAGAACAACCTTACTGTTCAGCAGTATGTCCTGGATGTATTTCAAGGGACAGGAGTTGTGATCAACTCTATCAGTATGAACGGGCTTCCTGGTGATTCTATGAATCAGCAGATAGGCACCTTTCAGAACAATGGAGGCTATATACCTATCGCCCAAGGACTTGTAATGAGCACAGGGTCAGTGATAGATGTAGATTTTAATGGGGATACGGTCATGGTCGGAGAACAGACAACGCTGAACATAGTCAATGGTCAATCTGGAGATCCGGACTTGGAATTATTGTCCAACGACAATATCAACGACCAAGCGATCCTGGAATTCGATGTTGTTCCTGAATTCCAATACATCACCTTCAACTATGCCTTCGGGTCGGAGGAGTATCCGGAATATGTCAATTCCTTCAATGATGCTTTCGGTTTCTTCGTGTCCGGACCCGGCATCATCGGCAACTTCTCAAATGATGCCGACAACATCGCCATTCTACCGATCAATAACACCGTGGTCAGTATCAATACGGTCAATAATGGCAACACTGGTTGTTTCAGTGGAGGCCCCAGTGGTCCATGTATGAACTGTGAATACTATATCGACAATTGCCCGATCGAATCAACAGCCCTGGACGGGATGACCACCGGACTGAGTGCCCTGCTCGAGGTGATCCCGGGTGAGACCTATCATTTCAAACTGGCCATCGGTGATGCCTTGGATAGTGCTTTCGATTCGGCCGTGTTCTTAGAGCAATACAGCTTTAAAAGTGTGGCTACTCCTCCGGTAGGACTACCAGAGAATGACCTGATCCGTGCACTCTACCCCAATCCCAATGATGGACGCTTCACCCTGGAGATGGACGATGTCTCGATCACTGAGGTGAACCTATTGGACATCCAAGGCAAGGTGATGTGGACTTCTTCAACATCGATCAGCTCTCAGGCGCCAATCACTATCGATGTCAGCTCGATGAATGCTGGGCTCTATTTCTTGGAGGTCATCCATGACGCAGGAAGATCTATGCGGCAGGTGACCATCCACTGA